A region of Lycium barbarum isolate Lr01 chromosome 1, ASM1917538v2, whole genome shotgun sequence DNA encodes the following proteins:
- the LOC132636906 gene encoding nicotine N-demethylase CYP82E3-like — MDYHFSSNLQAVLGLLAFVFLSIILWRRKTFTTKKLAPEVPGAWPIIGHFLQLSGTGENIPFARTLGVLADKYGPIFTLRMGMYPYLIISNWEAAKDCLTTHDKDFAARPTSMAGQSIGYKYARFTYSEFGAYYSQVRKLALTQVLSSTKLEKMRHIRVSEMENSIKDLYSLTQVKKNDVINISEWFHQLTLNIIVKTICGKRYNKIEEDEEAKRFRKAFKGIMYVVGQIVVYDAVPFPLAKYFDFQGHIKLMKNIYKDLDSILQGWLDDHMKKKGVNNHEDEDAIDAMLRVTDVNEFKAYGYSQATVIKSTVLSLILDGSGTTSVHLIWIMSLLLNNPHAMKQAQDEIDTKVGKERWVEESDIKNLVYLQAIVKETSRLYPPVPLLLPHEAVQDCQVAGYDIPKGTRLYINAWKIHRDPNIWSEPEKFMPERFLTSKANIDAGGQHFEFIPFGSGRQSCPGKTFATLLTHLTFARLLQGFDFSKSSNKPIDMTEGVGITLPNVNQVEVLVTSRLSSKLYDK; from the exons ATGGATTATCATTTTTCTTCCAATTTGCAAGCTGTTTTAGGACTTTTAGCCTTTGTATTCTTGTCCATAATCTTATGGAGAAGAAAGACATTCACTACCAAAAAATTAGCCCCTGAAGTCCCTGGAGCATGGCCTATCATAGGCCACTTCCTTCAGCTGAGTGGTACCGGTGAGAATATCCCATTTGCTCGGACTTTAGGGGTGTTGGCCGATAAATATGGACCTATTTTCACTTTGAGAATGGGGATGTATCCCTACTTGATAATCAGCAATTGGGAAGCAGCTAAAGATTGTCTCACAACTCATGACAAGGATTTCGCGGCCCGACCAACATCCATGGCTGGCCAAAGCATTGGTTACAAGTACGCGAGGTTCACTTATTCTGAGTTCGGTGCTTATTATAGTCAAGTGCGCAAGCTGGCCTTAACGCAGGTACTCTCGAGTACTAAACTCGAGAAAATGAGGCACATACGTGTCTCTGAAATGGAAAATAGCATCAAAGACTTATATTCTTTGACGCAGGTAAAAAAGAATGACGTGATCAATATAAGTGAATGGTTTCACCAATTGACTTTGAACATAATAGTGAAGACCATATGTGGGAAAAGATACAACAAAATTGAGGAAGATGAGGAGGCAAAACGTTTTAGGAAGGCCTTTAAGGGCATCATGTATGTTGTAGGGCAAATTGTTGTATATGATGCAGTGCCTTTTCCATTGGCCAAATATTTTGATTTCCAAGGGCACATAAAATTGATGAAGAATATTTATAAAGACTTGGATTCTATTCTTCAAGGTTGGTTGGATGACCATATGAAGAAGAAGGGTGTAAACAATCACGAGGATGAAGATGCCATAGATGCTATGCTTAGGGTGACAGATGTTAATGAATTCAAAGCCTATGGCTATTCTCAGGCCACCGTCATCAAGTCAACTGTCTTA AGTTTAATCTTGGATGGCTCTGGTACAACATCTGTTCATTTGATATGGATAATGTCCTTATTGCTGAACAATCCACATGCTATGAAACAAGCCCAAGATGAGATAGATACAAAAGTGGGTAAAGAGCGATGGGTCGAAGAAAGTGACATAAAAAATTTAGTGTACCTTCAAGCTATTGTTAAAGAAACATCGCGCTTGTATCCACCTGTTCCCTTACTATTACCACACGAAGCAGTGCAAGATTGTCAAGTGGCTGGTTACGACATTCCAAAAGGTACTCGTTTATATATTAATGCGTGGAAAATACATCGCGATCCTAACATTTGGTCGGAACCTGAAAAATTCATGCCAGAGAGATTTTTGACAAGCAAAGCAAATATAGATGCTGGCGGTCAGCATTTTGAATTCATTCCGTTTGGTTCTGGAAGACAATCTTGTCCAGGAAAAACTTTTGCGACCTTACTGACACATTTGACTTTTGCTCGTTTGCTTCAAggttttgattttagtaaatcaTCAAACAAGCCAATAGACATGACAGAAGGTGTAGGCATTACCCTGCCTAATGTAAATCAAGTGGAAGTTCTGGTTACCTCTCGTTTGTCTTCTAAGCTTtatgataaatag